One Magnetospirillum sp. 15-1 DNA window includes the following coding sequences:
- the gyrA gene encoding DNA gyrase subunit A, with protein sequence MTTPPASPQFDITPVTIEDEMKRSYLDYAMSVIVSRALPDVRDGLKPVHRRILFAMNEAGYHYNKPFRKSARIVGDVMGKYHPHGDSAIYDAMVRMAQNFSMRLPLVDGQGNFGSMDGDPPAAMRYTEARLARSAHSLLEDIDKETVDFQANYDESTYEPMVLPARYPNLLVNGAGGIAVGMATNIPPHNLGEVIDACCAYIDDPNVTVERLMELVPGPDFPTGGTILGRSGIRAAQLTGRGSVVMRGRVHIEEIRKDREAIVVTEIPYQVNKARMLEQIAELVRDKKIEGISDLRDESDRDGVRVVVEIKRDAIAEVVLAQLYRFTPLQTSFGVNSLALNGGRPVMMTLRDIIVAFIAFREEVITRRTIFELGKARDRAHVLAGLAIAVANIDEVIRLIRAAPDPGEAREKLMTRAWPVGDVEPLIRLIDEPGRTIEDGCYRLSEIQAKAILDLRLHRLTGLERDKIGDELREIGHQIEAYLLILSSRPRLFEVMRGELMEIREQFATPRRTTIEENEFEADIEDLIAREDMVVTVTNTGYIKRVPLSAYRAQKRGGKGRSGMNIKDEDFLSQVFVVNTHTPVLFFSSTGIAYKLKVYRLPLGNPQARGKAMVNLLPLDDGETISTIMPLPEDETTWGDLHVMFVTSKGDVRRNPLSDFTEVRANGKIAMKLGEGERLISVQTCAAESDDVLLATHLGKAIRFPVQDVREFKSRDSTGVRGIRLDGEDEVISMSILRHTDYDSETRDAFLKGDLPAEQLEKMVAEQQFILTVTENGFGKRTSAFEYRITGRGGSGIANLDMTAKTGLVVASFPVDHEDDIMLVSDGGKLIRMPVDDIRIAGRKTQGVTLLRTAENERVVSAARLCDIGSNGDESDESDEGAGDAADDMAGGEDA encoded by the coding sequence TTGACCACGCCTCCCGCGTCGCCGCAATTCGACATTACTCCGGTCACTATCGAAGACGAGATGAAGCGCTCTTATCTCGATTACGCCATGAGCGTGATCGTGAGCCGTGCGCTTCCCGACGTCCGTGACGGGCTGAAGCCGGTCCACCGCCGCATCCTGTTCGCCATGAACGAGGCGGGGTATCACTACAACAAGCCCTTCCGCAAATCGGCCCGCATCGTCGGCGACGTCATGGGTAAGTATCACCCCCATGGCGACTCGGCCATTTACGACGCCATGGTTCGCATGGCGCAGAATTTCTCCATGCGTCTGCCGCTGGTGGACGGGCAGGGCAATTTCGGCTCCATGGACGGCGATCCGCCGGCGGCCATGCGTTATACCGAGGCCCGCTTGGCCCGCTCGGCCCATTCCCTGCTCGAGGACATCGACAAGGAAACCGTCGATTTCCAGGCCAATTACGACGAATCCACCTACGAGCCCATGGTGCTGCCGGCCAGGTATCCCAACCTGCTGGTCAACGGCGCCGGCGGTATCGCGGTGGGCATGGCCACCAACATCCCGCCCCATAACCTGGGCGAGGTGATCGACGCCTGCTGCGCCTATATCGACGACCCCAATGTGACGGTCGAGCGGCTGATGGAGCTGGTGCCCGGTCCGGACTTCCCGACCGGCGGCACCATTCTCGGCCGCTCCGGCATCCGCGCCGCCCAACTGACCGGCCGCGGCTCGGTGGTCATGCGCGGCCGCGTCCATATCGAGGAGATCCGCAAGGACCGCGAAGCCATCGTCGTCACCGAGATTCCCTATCAGGTGAACAAGGCCCGCATGCTCGAGCAGATCGCCGAGCTGGTCCGCGACAAGAAGATCGAGGGCATCTCCGACCTGCGCGACGAATCCGATCGCGACGGCGTGCGGGTGGTGGTCGAGATCAAGCGCGACGCCATCGCCGAGGTGGTGCTGGCGCAGCTTTACCGCTTCACCCCCTTGCAGACCAGCTTTGGCGTCAACTCGCTGGCGCTCAACGGCGGCCGGCCGGTGATGATGACGCTCCGCGACATCATCGTCGCCTTCATCGCCTTCCGCGAAGAGGTGATCACGCGGCGCACCATCTTCGAACTGGGCAAGGCCCGCGACCGCGCCCATGTCTTGGCCGGTCTGGCCATCGCCGTGGCCAATATCGACGAGGTGATCCGCCTGATCCGCGCCGCTCCCGATCCGGGCGAGGCGCGCGAGAAGCTGATGACCCGCGCCTGGCCGGTGGGCGACGTGGAGCCGCTGATCCGCCTGATCGACGAGCCCGGCCGCACCATCGAGGACGGCTGCTACCGCCTGTCCGAGATTCAGGCCAAGGCCATCCTCGACCTGCGTCTGCACCGCCTCACCGGGCTGGAGCGCGACAAGATCGGCGACGAATTGCGCGAGATCGGCCACCAGATCGAAGCCTACCTGCTGATCCTGTCGTCGCGTCCGCGCCTGTTCGAGGTGATGCGCGGCGAGCTGATGGAAATTCGCGAGCAGTTCGCCACGCCGCGCCGCACCACCATCGAGGAAAACGAGTTCGAGGCCGATATCGAGGACCTCATCGCCCGCGAGGACATGGTGGTGACGGTGACCAACACCGGCTACATCAAGCGGGTGCCGCTGTCGGCCTATCGCGCCCAGAAGCGCGGCGGCAAGGGGCGCTCCGGCATGAACATCAAGGACGAGGACTTCCTCTCCCAGGTGTTCGTGGTCAACACCCACACGCCAGTACTGTTCTTCTCGTCCACCGGCATCGCCTACAAGCTGAAGGTCTACCGCCTGCCGCTGGGCAATCCCCAGGCACGCGGCAAGGCCATGGTCAATCTGCTGCCGCTGGACGACGGCGAGACCATCTCGACCATCATGCCGCTGCCCGAGGACGAGACCACCTGGGGCGACCTGCACGTGATGTTCGTTACCTCCAAGGGCGACGTGCGGCGCAATCCGCTGTCCGACTTCACCGAGGTGCGCGCCAACGGCAAGATCGCCATGAAGCTGGGCGAGGGCGAGCGCCTGATTTCGGTGCAGACCTGCGCGGCCGAAAGCGACGACGTGCTGCTGGCCACCCATCTGGGCAAGGCCATCCGCTTCCCGGTTCAGGACGTGCGCGAGTTCAAGAGCCGCGATTCCACCGGCGTGCGCGGTATCCGGCTGGATGGGGAGGACGAGGTCATCTCCATGTCCATCCTGCGCCACACCGATTACGATTCCGAGACCCGCGACGCCTTCCTCAAGGGTGATCTGCCGGCCGAACAGCTGGAAAAGATGGTCGCCGAGCAGCAGTTCATCCTGACCGTCACCGAGAACGGCTTCGGCAAGCGCACCTCGGCCTTCGAGTACCGCATTACCGGCCGAGGCGGTTCCGGCATCGCCAATCTGGACATGACCGCCAAGACGGGTCTGGTGGTGGCGTCGTTCCCCGTCGACCACGAGGATGACATCATGCTGGTCAGCGACGGCGGCAAGCTGATCCGCATGCCGGTGGACGACATCCGCATCGCCGGCCGCAAGACCCAGGGCGTGACGCTGCTGCGCACCGCCGAAAACGAGCGGGTGGTTTCCGCCGCCAGACTGTGCGATATCGGAAGCAATGGCGATGAATCCGACGAATCCGACGAGGGGGCCGGGGATGCAGCCGATGATATGGCGGGAGGCGAGGATGCCTAA
- a CDS encoding peptidylprolyl isomerase, translated as MDLENTLYLDLKDGRVVIELRPDLAPNHVARIKELARAKFYDGIKFHRVIDGFMAQTGCPQGTGTGGSGTKLKAEFNAAKHVRGTCSMARAQSPDSADSQFFICFDTQSYLDRQYTIWGQVVEGMDLVDNIKKGAPRSGAVTDPDCIVTLRVAADSED; from the coding sequence GTGGACCTTGAGAATACTCTTTATCTCGACCTGAAGGACGGTCGCGTCGTCATCGAACTGCGCCCCGACCTCGCCCCCAACCACGTTGCCCGCATCAAGGAACTGGCTCGCGCCAAGTTCTACGACGGCATCAAGTTCCATCGGGTGATCGACGGCTTCATGGCCCAGACCGGCTGCCCGCAGGGCACCGGCACCGGTGGTTCGGGCACCAAGCTGAAGGCCGAGTTCAATGCGGCCAAGCATGTGCGCGGTACCTGCTCCATGGCGCGCGCCCAGTCGCCGGACAGCGCCGATTCCCAGTTCTTCATCTGCTTCGACACCCAGTCGTATCTGGACCGCCAGTACACCATCTGGGGTCAGGTGGTCGAGGGCATGGACCTGGTCGACAACATCAAGAAGGGCGCGCCGCGCAGTGGAGCCGTTACCGACCCCGACTGTATCGTCACGCTCCGCGTCGCCGCTGATTCCGAGGATTGA
- the ssb gene encoding single-stranded DNA-binding protein — MAGSVNKVILVGNLGRDPEVRTSQDGSKIVNLNIATSETWKDRGTGERKEKTEWHRVVIFNPNLADVAERYLRKGSSVYVEGALQTRKWTDQSGQEKYTTEVVIGRFKGELTLLGGRDGGGAGGGGGYDDSPRQSGGGGSRQGGGGGGQSWEPPADLDDEIPF, encoded by the coding sequence ATGGCTGGCAGCGTCAACAAGGTCATTCTCGTCGGCAATTTGGGCCGCGATCCCGAGGTTCGGACCTCGCAGGATGGGTCGAAGATCGTCAACCTGAACATCGCCACCTCCGAGACCTGGAAGGATCGCGGCACCGGCGAGCGCAAGGAAAAGACCGAGTGGCACCGGGTGGTGATCTTCAATCCCAACCTGGCCGACGTGGCCGAGCGCTATCTGCGCAAGGGCTCCAGCGTCTACGTGGAAGGCGCGTTGCAGACCCGCAAGTGGACCGATCAGTCGGGCCAGGAAAAATACACCACCGAGGTGGTGATCGGCCGCTTCAAGGGCGAGCTGACCCTGCTGGGCGGCCGTGACGGCGGCGGTGCCGGCGGCGGCGGCGGATATGACGACAGCCCGCGCCAGAGCGGCGGCGGCGGTTCGCGCCAGGGCGGCGGCGGTGGCGGCCAGTCCTGGGAGCCCCCGGCCGACCTGGACGACGAAATCCCCTTCTGA
- a CDS encoding HlyD family type I secretion periplasmic adaptor subunit → MSTNANPNPGQNLVNVPQPDKVPQAAGPGKSLVKLSNRQSRHLAQALVLEESGTSGLIRFTMLLASATTAAFVVWAALTDVPEIATAEGQIIPSGQVQAVQHLEGGIVQDIVARDGDLVEAGAPIVRLNPAQAISDLEQTRAREATLLIKAERLRALAEERQPDFTHMPQGYERLIADNLAIFNSQSQARDTSRSVILSQMEQKRADLRLLESQEKSLREQLGPLQEEMTMRQELVAKGLVSRVVFLDTKRELSRVQGELSRLIGQEVSAREALSEVENRLMDNKSTLQKTTMDDLGTTVNELAQVQESIGRLEDRVTRLDIVAPVRGLVKGLTVKNRGAVIQAGGNVCEVVPVETQMKVDAKISTKDVGHLKVGQPVRVKVTTYDFARYGAVEGTLTKISASSFADEKGNPFFKGVIDLKHNYVGATAGRFTIQPGMSVTAEIITGDKTLLQYMLKPIFTQIQQSFHER, encoded by the coding sequence ATGAGCACCAATGCGAACCCGAATCCGGGCCAGAATCTGGTCAACGTTCCCCAGCCCGACAAGGTGCCTCAGGCGGCCGGTCCCGGCAAATCGCTGGTCAAGCTGTCCAACCGGCAGTCGCGCCATCTCGCCCAGGCCCTGGTGCTGGAGGAAAGCGGCACGTCCGGCCTGATCCGCTTCACCATGCTGCTGGCCAGCGCCACCACGGCGGCCTTCGTCGTCTGGGCGGCGCTGACCGACGTGCCGGAAATCGCCACCGCCGAAGGCCAGATCATCCCCTCGGGGCAGGTCCAGGCGGTGCAGCATCTGGAAGGTGGCATCGTCCAGGACATCGTCGCCCGCGACGGCGACCTGGTGGAGGCGGGGGCTCCCATCGTCCGCCTCAACCCCGCCCAGGCCATTTCCGATCTGGAACAGACCCGGGCGCGCGAGGCCACGTTGCTGATCAAGGCCGAGCGCCTACGCGCCCTGGCCGAAGAGCGTCAGCCCGATTTCACCCACATGCCTCAGGGCTACGAACGGCTGATCGCCGACAATCTGGCCATCTTCAACAGCCAGTCCCAGGCCCGCGATACGTCGCGCTCGGTGATCCTGTCGCAGATGGAGCAGAAACGCGCCGACCTGCGTCTGCTGGAATCCCAGGAAAAATCCCTGCGCGAGCAGTTGGGACCGCTGCAGGAAGAAATGACCATGCGGCAGGAACTGGTCGCCAAGGGACTGGTGTCGCGAGTGGTCTTCCTGGACACCAAGCGCGAGCTGTCGCGCGTCCAGGGTGAACTGTCCCGCCTGATCGGCCAGGAAGTGTCGGCGCGCGAGGCCTTATCCGAGGTGGAAAACCGCCTGATGGACAATAAGTCGACGCTGCAGAAGACCACCATGGATGACCTGGGCACCACCGTCAACGAACTGGCCCAGGTACAGGAAAGCATCGGTCGTCTGGAAGATCGGGTGACCCGCCTGGACATCGTCGCTCCGGTGCGCGGATTGGTCAAAGGCCTGACCGTCAAGAATCGTGGCGCCGTTATCCAGGCCGGCGGCAATGTCTGCGAGGTGGTGCCGGTCGAGACCCAGATGAAGGTCGACGCCAAGATCAGCACCAAGGATGTCGGCCACCTCAAGGTCGGGCAGCCGGTCCGGGTCAAGGTCACCACCTATGATTTCGCCCGCTACGGCGCGGTGGAGGGTACCCTGACCAAGATCTCGGCCTCCAGCTTCGCCGACGAGAAGGGCAATCCCTTCTTCAAGGGCGTGATCGACCTGAAGCACAATTACGTCGGCGCCACCGCCGGACGCTTCACCATCCAGCCCGGCATGTCGGTGACGGCGGAAATCATCACCGGCGACAAGACCCTGCTGCAGTACATGCTGAAGCCGATCTTCACCCAGATACAGCAATCGTTCCACGAGCGCTGA
- a CDS encoding DMT family transporter yields the protein MPGVFVLLWSTGFIGGKYGLPYAEPFTFLVLRFVIVIALLGVVVVASRAKFPADPKLWLHLAVSGLLVHAIYLGGVFSAIHHGVPSGMVALVAGLQPLLTAAVVGPLLGETVGPRQWLGLGLGLVGVAMVLSTRLTGVNFDGFGWDGMAFAIAALLAITGGTLYQKRFCTGMDLRTGTLIQYLAALAALLPLALTGETMVIQWTTPFILSLGWLVLVLSLGAISLLMTLIRLGEAAKVASFFYLVPPVTALLAWLLFDEMLTPLALAGMAATAAGVALVVRK from the coding sequence ATGCCGGGCGTCTTCGTGCTGCTGTGGAGCACCGGCTTCATCGGCGGCAAGTACGGCCTGCCCTATGCCGAGCCCTTCACCTTCCTGGTGCTGCGCTTCGTCATCGTCATCGCCCTGCTGGGCGTGGTGGTGGTGGCCAGCCGCGCCAAATTTCCCGCCGATCCCAAGCTGTGGCTCCATCTGGCGGTATCCGGCCTGCTGGTCCACGCCATCTATCTCGGCGGAGTGTTCAGCGCCATCCATCACGGCGTTCCCTCGGGCATGGTCGCCCTGGTGGCCGGATTGCAGCCTTTGCTGACCGCCGCCGTGGTTGGGCCGTTGCTGGGCGAGACCGTGGGACCGCGGCAGTGGCTGGGCCTCGGCCTGGGGCTGGTCGGCGTCGCCATGGTGCTGTCCACCCGGCTGACGGGAGTGAATTTCGACGGATTCGGTTGGGACGGCATGGCTTTCGCCATCGCGGCGCTGCTGGCCATTACCGGCGGTACGCTGTACCAGAAGCGGTTCTGTACCGGCATGGACCTGCGCACCGGCACCCTGATCCAGTATCTGGCCGCCCTGGCGGCCCTGCTGCCGCTGGCCCTGACCGGCGAGACCATGGTCATCCAGTGGACGACGCCGTTCATCCTGTCGCTGGGCTGGCTGGTGCTGGTGCTGTCGCTGGGAGCCATCAGCCTGCTGATGACCCTGATCCGCCTGGGCGAGGCGGCCAAGGTGGCCAGCTTCTTCTATCTGGTGCCGCCGGTCACCGCGCTGCTGGCCTGGCTGCTGTTCGACGAGATGCTGACGCCCCTGGCCCTGGCCGGCATGGCCGCCACGGCCGCAGGCGTGGCGCTGGTGGTGCGGAAATAA
- a CDS encoding SDR family oxidoreductase, with the protein MWKNRTVLVTGATAGFGAAIARRFAADGANLVICGRRAERLEALEAELGAVPVHAASLDVRDRAAVAAFTAALPWPVDLLVNNAGLALGLEPAQAALLDDWETMIDTNLKGLMYMTRAILPGMVERDRGHVVNISSVAGTYPYPGGNMYGATKAAVTQFSLNLIADLVKTKVRVTNIEPGMCGGSEFSEVRFHGDAEKAAKVYEGTTPLTSEDVAEAVFWAASLPAHVNINRIEMMPVCQASAPFAIHRS; encoded by the coding sequence ATGTGGAAGAACCGTACAGTGCTGGTCACCGGCGCCACCGCCGGTTTCGGCGCCGCCATCGCCCGGCGTTTCGCCGCCGATGGCGCCAATCTGGTGATCTGCGGCCGCCGCGCCGAACGGCTGGAGGCTCTTGAGGCCGAACTGGGTGCCGTTCCGGTGCATGCCGCCAGCCTGGACGTGCGCGACCGTGCCGCCGTGGCCGCCTTTACCGCCGCCCTGCCCTGGCCCGTCGACCTGCTGGTCAACAATGCCGGGCTCGCCCTGGGGCTGGAGCCCGCCCAGGCCGCCCTGCTCGACGACTGGGAAACCATGATCGACACCAACCTCAAGGGCCTGATGTACATGACCCGCGCCATCCTGCCCGGCATGGTGGAGCGTGATCGCGGTCATGTGGTCAACATCAGCTCGGTGGCCGGCACCTATCCCTATCCCGGCGGCAACATGTACGGCGCCACCAAGGCGGCGGTGACCCAGTTCTCGCTCAACCTGATCGCCGATTTGGTCAAGACCAAGGTGCGGGTCACCAATATCGAGCCGGGAATGTGCGGCGGCAGCGAGTTCTCGGAAGTCCGCTTCCATGGCGATGCCGAAAAGGCCGCCAAGGTCTACGAGGGCACCACGCCCCTCACCTCCGAGGATGTGGCCGAGGCGGTGTTCTGGGCCGCCTCCCTGCCCGCCCACGTCAACATCAACCGTATCGAGATGATGCCGGTCTGCCAGGCCTCGGCGCCCTTCGCCATCCATCGGTCGTAG
- a CDS encoding peptidylprolyl isomerase yields MLKRLFFAAAALVLAVAQPVLAADPENTLLLELPTGKVTIELRPDLAPKHVARIKELVRKGFYDGTVFHRVIPGFMAQGGDPTGTGTGGSGVKLRAEFTGEPFVRGVVGMARSASPDSADSQFFIMFGSAPSLDGRYTAVGKVVEGMESVDRIKAGDAGDNGIVSKPDKLIRMQVLADVKK; encoded by the coding sequence ATGCTGAAGCGACTGTTTTTCGCCGCCGCCGCCCTGGTTCTGGCCGTGGCCCAGCCGGTCCTGGCCGCCGATCCCGAGAATACTCTGCTGCTGGAACTGCCCACCGGCAAGGTGACCATCGAACTGCGCCCCGATCTGGCCCCCAAGCACGTGGCCCGTATCAAGGAACTGGTCCGCAAGGGCTTCTATGACGGCACGGTGTTCCATCGCGTCATCCCCGGCTTCATGGCCCAGGGCGGCGATCCCACCGGCACCGGCACCGGCGGCTCGGGCGTCAAGCTGCGTGCCGAATTCACCGGCGAGCCCTTCGTGCGCGGCGTGGTGGGCATGGCCCGTTCGGCCAGCCCGGACAGCGCCGATTCCCAGTTCTTCATCATGTTCGGCTCGGCCCCCAGCCTGGATGGCCGTTACACCGCCGTGGGCAAGGTCGTCGAGGGCATGGAGAGCGTCGACCGCATCAAGGCCGGTGACGCGGGGGACAACGGCATCGTCTCCAAGCCCGACAAGCTGATCCGCATGCAGGTGCTGGCCGACGTCAAGAAATAG
- the mazG gene encoding nucleoside triphosphate pyrophosphohydrolase — protein sequence MTERPIDRLLSIMARLRSPEGGCPWDLEQTFATIAPYTIEEAYEVAEAIEHGDMPQLKDELGDLLFQVVFYAQMARENGDFDFDAIASSIADKMIRRHPHVFVENDGRDCAGQVEAWEETKARERAAKAQGAAEPGILDGVARTLPPMTRALKLQNRAARVGFDWDRPETILDKLAEEATEIADEIRADAPFDRLEDEMGDVLFVCVNLARKLNVDPERALKRANTKFERRFRHIETELKAAGRSAESATLDEMEALWQAAKTLEKAGGHGGG from the coding sequence ATGACGGAAAGGCCCATCGACCGTCTGCTGTCGATCATGGCGCGGCTGCGCTCGCCCGAGGGCGGCTGCCCCTGGGATCTGGAACAGACCTTCGCCACCATCGCGCCCTACACCATCGAGGAAGCCTACGAGGTGGCCGAGGCCATCGAGCACGGCGACATGCCCCAGTTGAAGGACGAGTTGGGCGACCTGCTGTTCCAGGTGGTGTTCTACGCCCAGATGGCCAGGGAGAACGGTGATTTCGACTTCGACGCCATCGCGTCCTCCATCGCCGACAAGATGATCCGCCGCCATCCCCACGTGTTCGTCGAGAACGATGGCCGCGATTGTGCCGGTCAGGTGGAAGCCTGGGAGGAAACCAAGGCTCGCGAGCGCGCCGCCAAGGCGCAAGGCGCTGCCGAGCCGGGCATCCTGGACGGCGTGGCCCGCACCCTGCCCCCCATGACGCGGGCCCTGAAGCTGCAAAACCGGGCCGCCCGCGTGGGCTTCGACTGGGACCGGCCGGAGACCATCCTCGACAAGCTCGCCGAGGAAGCTACTGAAATCGCCGATGAAATCCGTGCCGACGCCCCCTTCGACCGGCTGGAGGACGAGATGGGCGACGTATTGTTCGTCTGCGTCAATCTAGCCCGTAAACTGAACGTCGATCCCGAGCGCGCCTTGAAGCGCGCCAATACCAAATTCGAGCGCCGCTTCCGCCATATCGAGACGGAGTTGAAGGCCGCCGGGCGATCCGCCGAGTCGGCCACCCTCGACGAGATGGAGGCTCTGTGGCAGGCTGCCAAGACCTTGGAGAAGGCCGGAGGGCATGGTGGCGGGTGA
- a CDS encoding HTH domain-containing protein has translation MDLFDLMSQGREDKALDRLEGMLALYEAENEAEQDEALERARAFCDLEWGSYPAGLEVLARRWATRKGDGAEAAMQALRLHEEGAKPGSIIRAVRLFRLRELTRIDERAVVIQRYGSEEAVLRPTDFELLFIQAASACETPSEVEAIVAAVHPMPASVEAARAESLRWEGRLRHMELVADPTAQPPALPAACAARHRLVEAAWRNGLPAVTIADFSARLEYWAGRGGEDGSGYGVLAADFAALATGLSTRGAGQSTKDRARALKEANPEWSLARIGKELGISRQAVHKHLKGAAR, from the coding sequence ATGGACCTTTTCGATTTGATGAGCCAGGGGCGGGAGGATAAGGCTCTCGACCGCCTGGAAGGCATGCTGGCGCTCTATGAGGCCGAGAACGAGGCCGAGCAGGACGAGGCGCTGGAGCGCGCTCGGGCGTTCTGTGATCTGGAATGGGGCAGCTATCCCGCCGGGCTCGAGGTGTTGGCGCGGCGCTGGGCCACCCGCAAGGGCGACGGCGCCGAGGCCGCCATGCAGGCGCTGCGTCTGCACGAGGAAGGCGCCAAGCCGGGCAGCATCATCCGGGCGGTACGGCTGTTCCGCCTGCGCGAACTGACCCGTATCGACGAGCGGGCCGTGGTGATCCAGCGCTACGGCAGCGAGGAAGCGGTCCTGCGCCCCACGGATTTCGAGTTGCTGTTCATCCAGGCCGCAAGCGCCTGCGAGACGCCGTCGGAGGTAGAGGCGATCGTGGCCGCCGTCCATCCCATGCCGGCCAGCGTCGAGGCGGCACGTGCCGAGTCCCTGCGCTGGGAGGGACGGCTGCGCCACATGGAACTGGTGGCCGACCCCACCGCCCAGCCCCCCGCCTTGCCGGCGGCCTGCGCCGCCCGTCACCGGCTGGTGGAGGCGGCATGGCGCAACGGCCTTCCGGCCGTGACCATCGCCGATTTTTCCGCTCGTCTGGAATACTGGGCCGGGCGAGGGGGCGAGGACGGCAGCGGCTACGGCGTCCTGGCGGCGGATTTCGCGGCGCTTGCCACGGGGTTGAGCACCCGTGGCGCCGGGCAGTCGACCAAGGATCGCGCCCGCGCCCTGAAGGAGGCCAATCCCGAATGGTCGCTGGCCCGCATCGGCAAGGAACTGGGCATCTCGCGTCAGGCGGTGCACAAGCACCTCAAGGGCGCCGCCAGATAA
- the coaD gene encoding pantetheine-phosphate adenylyltransferase — translation MPKRVGLYPGTFDPITNGHMDIVARAARVVDHLIVAVAVNAGKGPLFTLEERVEMAEVEMADLAKAVGASIEVRPFDTLLVDFTAKCGANLIVRGLRAVSDFEYEFQMAGMNARLSPDIETIFLMASERCQFISSRFVKEIGRLGGEISQFVSPRVKARLDEKFGFSA, via the coding sequence ATGCCTAAGCGCGTCGGTCTTTATCCAGGAACCTTCGATCCGATCACCAACGGCCACATGGATATCGTGGCCCGCGCCGCCCGGGTGGTTGACCACCTGATCGTCGCCGTGGCGGTCAATGCCGGCAAGGGACCGCTGTTCACCCTGGAAGAGCGGGTGGAGATGGCCGAGGTCGAGATGGCCGACCTCGCCAAGGCGGTGGGGGCCAGCATCGAGGTGCGGCCCTTCGATACCCTGCTGGTGGATTTCACCGCCAAGTGCGGCGCCAACCTGATCGTGCGCGGCCTGCGTGCCGTCTCGGATTTCGAGTATGAATTCCAGATGGCCGGCATGAACGCCCGCCTGTCGCCCGATATCGAGACCATCTTCCTGATGGCCTCCGAACGCTGCCAGTTCATTTCGTCGCGCTTCGTCAAGGAGATCGGCCGCCTGGGCGGTGAGATCTCCCAATTCGTCAGTCCCCGCGTCAAGGCGCGGCTGGACGAGAAATTCGGCTTCTCGGCTTAA
- a CDS encoding BON domain-containing protein yields MRRIAVVVLATFALAAPARAQLMDVLTAPKTLIDRAIEARSASDIAKDNLIVAKVNGYMGKNTTIQASTEIYEQRLLVTGLFDDKATYDQFQKDVRSIEGVRKLYWQVTYLAKDDARRKALPSWADTVEMGVKAQARLIGTKGVADVNFRTTVDSYGNLYVIGRARSQEEANKAIARLKEGEGIKKVVNYIDVRP; encoded by the coding sequence ATGCGCCGAATTGCCGTTGTCGTACTTGCGACTTTCGCCCTTGCCGCTCCGGCCCGTGCCCAGTTGATGGACGTGCTGACCGCGCCCAAGACGCTGATCGACCGGGCCATCGAGGCGCGCTCGGCTTCGGACATCGCCAAGGACAACCTGATCGTCGCCAAGGTCAACGGCTATATGGGCAAGAACACCACCATCCAGGCCTCCACCGAGATCTACGAGCAGCGTCTGCTGGTCACCGGTCTGTTCGATGACAAGGCCACCTATGACCAGTTCCAGAAGGACGTGCGCAGCATCGAAGGCGTCAGAAAGCTCTACTGGCAGGTGACCTATCTGGCCAAGGACGATGCCCGGCGCAAGGCACTGCCCAGCTGGGCCGATACGGTGGAGATGGGCGTCAAGGCGCAGGCGCGCCTGATCGGCACCAAGGGGGTGGCCGACGTGAACTTCCGCACCACCGTGGATTCCTACGGCAATCTCTACGTGATCGGCCGCGCCCGGTCGCAGGAGGAGGCCAACAAGGCCATTGCCCGCCTGAAGGAAGGCGAGGGGATCAAGAAGGTCGTCAATTACATCGATGTCAGGCCCTGA